In the genome of Vanacampus margaritifer isolate UIUO_Vmar chromosome 1, RoL_Vmar_1.0, whole genome shotgun sequence, one region contains:
- the LOC144054257 gene encoding PDZ domain-containing protein 4-like isoform X1 has protein sequence MGCNMCVVQKPEEQYRVMFQVNRKELSRLSGDPTLDTRDPVLSNILRGRRGRRRAGFTGPPAGVAPLTMGMADCVDSCTQTDISFQHMLSVGQSRQAAANPSPSPPLPALLEPYLLNELFLEPVYFDPSDYFDVSQHDVDRQDELEYEEVELYKSRHQDKLGLTVCYRTDDEEDLGIYIGEVNPNSIAAMDGRIRKGDRILQKYYRYPYLVSINGVDIQDREEAVAILTREDSTNVSLLLARPEVENDNQAVPDKADLEPLDNAVHLLATHRSKTIPCVGATSNCHDRFLNRDSPDLLQTVLSNSQELDSGVGRTDESTRYEESSEHDLLGDDHTSASNTNATNTPGSMRKFSSPRSDTPPLLYSHDLQFSADSLLGLDCVSGGVPELPLEGGDPARTMMPGLTEEECERYKELLEIKCYYERSGEEGGVSLDENKNESLTRHEMALVEEELRHLEFKCRNILRAQKMQQLRERCLKAWPPEEKAASRCSLGDEARHQALSDINELPERERSDKDSTSAYNTGGESCMSTPLGNEKHPCAASPEGGEARHKSLPSRQRERAPRNEGGSEVQANLNQARRGSNPGVRRGSDGGLRRNCKANPSARPGGRSAENSPYMSRRHADTKLPPHYLSCMQLGSPSASEDPQGGDVSPMSLGSTCKDGAPSGAAAAAGPLSPRMEWKVKIRSDGSRYVAKRPVRDRLLKARAMKIREERSGMTTDDDAVSEMKMGRYWSKEERKQQLQKAREQRRRREMMMQSRHDFLREREQGCGVSGDGAGAGQQAGAQQQEPASILELCHRRSMKKRSRRILDNWITIQELLTHGSRSADGTKVYNPLLSVTTV, from the exons ATGGGCTGCAACATGTGTGTGGTCCAAAAGCCCGAAGAACAATACAGGGTCATGTTCCAG GTGAACAGAAAGGAGTTGTCGCGCCTGTCTGGTGATCCCACGCTGGACACGAGGGACCCCGTGCTGTCCAACATCCTACGGGGGCGCAGGGGCCGCAGACGCGCAGGCTTCACGGGCCCCCCCGCCGGCGTGGCACCGTTGACCATGGGGATGGCCGACTGCGTGGACAGCTGCACCCAAACGGACATCAGCTTCCAACATATGTTGAGCGTGGGCCAGAGCAGGCAGGCTGCAGCCAACCCTTCGCCGTCACCACCTCTGCCGGCACTCCTGGAGCCTTATCTGCTCAACGAGCT TTTCCTAGAACCCGTCTACTTTGACCCCTCCGACTACTTCGACGTCTCTCAGCATGACGTCGACAGGCAGGATGAGTTGGAATATGAG GAGGTGGAGCTGTACAAATCCCGTCACCAGGATAAACTGGGGCTGACCGTGTGTTACAGAACCGACGACGAGGAGGATCTCGGGATCTACATCGGCGAG GTGAACCCAAATAGTATTGCTGCAATGGACGGCCGCATCCGCAAGGGGGACCGGATATTGCAG AAGTACTACAGATATCcctacttggtatcg atcaACGGAGTGGACATCCAAGACAGAGAGGAGGCGGTCGCCATTCTGACCCGAGAAGACAGCACTAATGTCTCCTTGCTTCTCGCGCGACCCGAGGTCGAG AATGACAACCAAGCGGTCCCAGACAAAGCGGACCTGGAGCCACTGGACAACGCCGTCCACCTGCTGGCCACTCACAGAAGCAAAACCATCCCCTGCGTGGGCGCCACGTCCAACTGCCACGACCGCTTCCTGAACCGGGATTCGCCCGATTTGCTGCAGACGGTGCTGAGCAACAGCCAGGAGCTGGACAGCGGAGTGGGCCGCACCGACGAAAGCACGCGCTACGAGGAGTCGTCGGAACATGACCTCCTGGGGGACGACCACACCAGCGCCTCCAATACCAACGCCACAAACACGCCCGGAAGCATGCGCAAGTTTTCGTCCCCCCGAAGCGACACGCCGCCACTGCTGTACTCCCACGACCTCCAGTTTAGCGCCGACTCCCTCTTGGGCTTGGACTGCGTCAGCGGCGGCGTCCCGGAGCTGCCGCTGGAGGGCGGCGACCCGGCGAGGACAATGATGCCCGGGCTGACCGAGGAAGAGTGCGAGCGCTACAAGGAGCTGCTGGAGATCAAGTGCTACTACGAGAGGAGCGGCGAGGAAGGCGGCGTCTCGCTGGACGAGAACAAGAACGAGAGCTTGACTCGGCACGAGATGGCGCTTGTGGAGGAGGAGCTGCGGCACCTGGAGTTCAAGTGCCGGAACATTTTGCGGGCGCAGAAGATGCAGCAGCTGAGGGAGCGCTGCCTCAAAGCTTGGCCTCCCGAGGAAAAGGCGGCCAGCCGCTGCTCGCTCGGCGACGAAGCCCGTCACCAGGCTCTGTCCGACATCAACGAGCTTCCCGAGAGGGAGCGCTCCGATAAGGACAGCACCAGCGCCTACAACACCGGCGGGGAAAGCTGCATGAGCACGCCGCTGGGTAACGAGAAGCACCCGTGTGCAGCCAGCCCGGAAGGCGGGGAAGCGCGACACAAGAGCTTGCCCTCAAGGCAGCGGGAGAGGGCGCCCCGCAACGAGGGCGGGTCCGAGGTCCAAGCCAACCTCAACCAAGCCAGAAGAGGATCCAACCCAGGAGTCCGAAGGGGATCTGACGGAGGGCTGAGACGCAACTGCAAAGCCAACCCGAGCGCGAGGCCCGGCGGCCGCAGCGCGGAGAACAGTCCTTACATGTCCCGTCGTCACGCCGACACAAAGTTGCCTCCGCATTACCTGAGCTGCATGCAGCTGGGGTCTCCGTCGGCCTCCGAGGACCCCCAAGGAGGGGACGTCAGCCCCATGAGCCTGGGCAGCACTTGCAAAGACGGGGCCCCAAGcggagccgccgccgccgccgggccCCTGTCCCCGCGTATGGAATGGAAGGTGAAGATCCGGAGCGACGGTTCGCGCTACGTGGCCAAGAGGCCCGTGAGGGACCGCCTCCTGAAGGCGCGCGCCATGAAGATCCGAGAAGAACGCAGCGGCATGACCACGGATGACGACGCGGTGAGCGAGATGAAGATGGGCCGCTACTGGAGCAAAGAGGAGCGCAAGCAGCAGCTGCAGAAGGCGAGagagcagcggcggcggcgagagATGATGATGCAGAGCAGACACGACTTCCTGCGGGAGCGGGAGCAGGGCTGCGGGGTGTCCGGGGACGGCGCCGGAGCCGGACAGCAGGCGGGGGCGCAGCAACAGGAACCCGCCTCCATCCTGGAACTGTGCCACCGCAGGAGCATGAAGAAACGCAGCCGCAGGATTCTGGACAACTGGATCACCATTCAGGAACTGCTGACCCACGGGAGCCGCTCTGCGGACGGGACCAAAGTTTACAACCCGCTGCTGTCCGTCACCACAGTCTGA
- the LOC144054257 gene encoding PDZ domain-containing protein 4-like isoform X2 → MGCNMCVVQKPEEQYRVMFQVNRKELSRLSGDPTLDTRDPVLSNILRGRRGRRRAGFTGPPAGVAPLTMGMADCVDSCTQTDISFQHMLSVGQSRQAAANPSPSPPLPALLEPYLLNELFLEPVYFDPSDYFDVSQHDVDRQDELEYEEVELYKSRHQDKLGLTVCYRTDDEEDLGIYIGEVNPNSIAAMDGRIRKGDRILQINGVDIQDREEAVAILTREDSTNVSLLLARPEVENDNQAVPDKADLEPLDNAVHLLATHRSKTIPCVGATSNCHDRFLNRDSPDLLQTVLSNSQELDSGVGRTDESTRYEESSEHDLLGDDHTSASNTNATNTPGSMRKFSSPRSDTPPLLYSHDLQFSADSLLGLDCVSGGVPELPLEGGDPARTMMPGLTEEECERYKELLEIKCYYERSGEEGGVSLDENKNESLTRHEMALVEEELRHLEFKCRNILRAQKMQQLRERCLKAWPPEEKAASRCSLGDEARHQALSDINELPERERSDKDSTSAYNTGGESCMSTPLGNEKHPCAASPEGGEARHKSLPSRQRERAPRNEGGSEVQANLNQARRGSNPGVRRGSDGGLRRNCKANPSARPGGRSAENSPYMSRRHADTKLPPHYLSCMQLGSPSASEDPQGGDVSPMSLGSTCKDGAPSGAAAAAGPLSPRMEWKVKIRSDGSRYVAKRPVRDRLLKARAMKIREERSGMTTDDDAVSEMKMGRYWSKEERKQQLQKAREQRRRREMMMQSRHDFLREREQGCGVSGDGAGAGQQAGAQQQEPASILELCHRRSMKKRSRRILDNWITIQELLTHGSRSADGTKVYNPLLSVTTV, encoded by the exons ATGGGCTGCAACATGTGTGTGGTCCAAAAGCCCGAAGAACAATACAGGGTCATGTTCCAG GTGAACAGAAAGGAGTTGTCGCGCCTGTCTGGTGATCCCACGCTGGACACGAGGGACCCCGTGCTGTCCAACATCCTACGGGGGCGCAGGGGCCGCAGACGCGCAGGCTTCACGGGCCCCCCCGCCGGCGTGGCACCGTTGACCATGGGGATGGCCGACTGCGTGGACAGCTGCACCCAAACGGACATCAGCTTCCAACATATGTTGAGCGTGGGCCAGAGCAGGCAGGCTGCAGCCAACCCTTCGCCGTCACCACCTCTGCCGGCACTCCTGGAGCCTTATCTGCTCAACGAGCT TTTCCTAGAACCCGTCTACTTTGACCCCTCCGACTACTTCGACGTCTCTCAGCATGACGTCGACAGGCAGGATGAGTTGGAATATGAG GAGGTGGAGCTGTACAAATCCCGTCACCAGGATAAACTGGGGCTGACCGTGTGTTACAGAACCGACGACGAGGAGGATCTCGGGATCTACATCGGCGAG GTGAACCCAAATAGTATTGCTGCAATGGACGGCCGCATCCGCAAGGGGGACCGGATATTGCAG atcaACGGAGTGGACATCCAAGACAGAGAGGAGGCGGTCGCCATTCTGACCCGAGAAGACAGCACTAATGTCTCCTTGCTTCTCGCGCGACCCGAGGTCGAG AATGACAACCAAGCGGTCCCAGACAAAGCGGACCTGGAGCCACTGGACAACGCCGTCCACCTGCTGGCCACTCACAGAAGCAAAACCATCCCCTGCGTGGGCGCCACGTCCAACTGCCACGACCGCTTCCTGAACCGGGATTCGCCCGATTTGCTGCAGACGGTGCTGAGCAACAGCCAGGAGCTGGACAGCGGAGTGGGCCGCACCGACGAAAGCACGCGCTACGAGGAGTCGTCGGAACATGACCTCCTGGGGGACGACCACACCAGCGCCTCCAATACCAACGCCACAAACACGCCCGGAAGCATGCGCAAGTTTTCGTCCCCCCGAAGCGACACGCCGCCACTGCTGTACTCCCACGACCTCCAGTTTAGCGCCGACTCCCTCTTGGGCTTGGACTGCGTCAGCGGCGGCGTCCCGGAGCTGCCGCTGGAGGGCGGCGACCCGGCGAGGACAATGATGCCCGGGCTGACCGAGGAAGAGTGCGAGCGCTACAAGGAGCTGCTGGAGATCAAGTGCTACTACGAGAGGAGCGGCGAGGAAGGCGGCGTCTCGCTGGACGAGAACAAGAACGAGAGCTTGACTCGGCACGAGATGGCGCTTGTGGAGGAGGAGCTGCGGCACCTGGAGTTCAAGTGCCGGAACATTTTGCGGGCGCAGAAGATGCAGCAGCTGAGGGAGCGCTGCCTCAAAGCTTGGCCTCCCGAGGAAAAGGCGGCCAGCCGCTGCTCGCTCGGCGACGAAGCCCGTCACCAGGCTCTGTCCGACATCAACGAGCTTCCCGAGAGGGAGCGCTCCGATAAGGACAGCACCAGCGCCTACAACACCGGCGGGGAAAGCTGCATGAGCACGCCGCTGGGTAACGAGAAGCACCCGTGTGCAGCCAGCCCGGAAGGCGGGGAAGCGCGACACAAGAGCTTGCCCTCAAGGCAGCGGGAGAGGGCGCCCCGCAACGAGGGCGGGTCCGAGGTCCAAGCCAACCTCAACCAAGCCAGAAGAGGATCCAACCCAGGAGTCCGAAGGGGATCTGACGGAGGGCTGAGACGCAACTGCAAAGCCAACCCGAGCGCGAGGCCCGGCGGCCGCAGCGCGGAGAACAGTCCTTACATGTCCCGTCGTCACGCCGACACAAAGTTGCCTCCGCATTACCTGAGCTGCATGCAGCTGGGGTCTCCGTCGGCCTCCGAGGACCCCCAAGGAGGGGACGTCAGCCCCATGAGCCTGGGCAGCACTTGCAAAGACGGGGCCCCAAGcggagccgccgccgccgccgggccCCTGTCCCCGCGTATGGAATGGAAGGTGAAGATCCGGAGCGACGGTTCGCGCTACGTGGCCAAGAGGCCCGTGAGGGACCGCCTCCTGAAGGCGCGCGCCATGAAGATCCGAGAAGAACGCAGCGGCATGACCACGGATGACGACGCGGTGAGCGAGATGAAGATGGGCCGCTACTGGAGCAAAGAGGAGCGCAAGCAGCAGCTGCAGAAGGCGAGagagcagcggcggcggcgagagATGATGATGCAGAGCAGACACGACTTCCTGCGGGAGCGGGAGCAGGGCTGCGGGGTGTCCGGGGACGGCGCCGGAGCCGGACAGCAGGCGGGGGCGCAGCAACAGGAACCCGCCTCCATCCTGGAACTGTGCCACCGCAGGAGCATGAAGAAACGCAGCCGCAGGATTCTGGACAACTGGATCACCATTCAGGAACTGCTGACCCACGGGAGCCGCTCTGCGGACGGGACCAAAGTTTACAACCCGCTGCTGTCCGTCACCACAGTCTGA